Proteins co-encoded in one Papaver somniferum cultivar HN1 chromosome 5, ASM357369v1, whole genome shotgun sequence genomic window:
- the LOC113278091 gene encoding diacylglycerol kinase theta, producing MATTKNNRALMKNNNCALMKMTTTSNKSLMKSTTFGSTTVVAGASTPSVAVPNSLHPASNIQVEEKVHFSHPQHPLVKVNLPYMFTCMGCKEFGAGKRFSCQKCDFDLHEFCASAPPAILKHPLHSQHQLVFHTKAASGFLRSRCDICGKSTKGYAFRCSTCNFEMHPCCSKLDIKVDFKTLHPHTLKLLPSTTLISTEAGIICNECKTKRPGRAYGCEVCDKYHIHAVCAKNMINGLNANGFVVTPEKPTLVGTAARIASNMVMGFLGGIIEGLGEGVGGALVDNFTKGKNNAGRRRRK from the exons ATGGCCACAACTAAGAATAATCGTGCCTTGATGAAGAATAATAACTGTGCTCTCATGAAGATGACGACTACCAGCAACAAATCCTTGATGAAATCAACAACATTTGGTTCCACAACAGTAGTAGCAGGTGCTTCAACTCCATCAGTGGCAGTTCCAAATTCACTTCATCCTGCATCAAATATTCAAGTAGAAGAGAAAGTCCATTTCAGTCATCCACAACACCCGTTAGTTAAGGTTAACCTTCCTTACATGTTCACTTGCATGGGTTGCAAAGAATTTGGTGCGGGGAAAAGATTTAGTTGCCAAAAATGTGATTTTGATTTGCATGAGTTTTGTGCATCGGCTCCTCCTGCAATTCTGAAACACCCACTCCACAGCCAACATCAACTTGTTTTCCACACTAAAGCAGCAA GTGGATTTCTAAGGTCAAGATGTGACATATGTGGCAAGTCGACGAAAGGGTATGCTTTTCGCTGCAGCACATGTAATTTTGAAATGCATCCTTGCTGTTCTAAGCTAGACATCAAAGTGGATTTTAAGACATTGCACCCACATACGTTGAAACTCCTGCCATCAACGACGCTAATAAGTACTGAAGCCGGGATCATATGTAATGAGTGCAAAACCAAACGTCCTGGCCGAGCCTATGGCTGTGAAGTTTGTGATAAATACCACATACATGCAGTTTGTGCTAAAAACATGATCAACGGACTTAATGCTAATGGATTTGTTGTCACACCTGAAAAACCAACCCTTGTTGGTACCGCTGCTCGAATTGCGTCAAATATGGTTATGGGGTTCTTAGGAGGAATAATCGAAGGACTTGGTGAAGGAGTTGGAGGTGCTCTCGTAGATAATTTCACCAAGGGAAAGAACAATGctggtagaagaagaagaaagtaa
- the LOC113280008 gene encoding uncharacterized protein LOC113280008, which translates to MRYCDACGSDVLGFVYHCKKCGFDLHPCCANLPQVLDDGKHNLYLSVKISSSCHRCGGKGSGWAYRSECKNYNLHVSCVKQMLLENWQAMYFKVDQNKVREIQTRIPYLKGNVKNYRNGGKSSKVKRYTQMAGNAVSIVGSVILGDPTAIIAAAVNGFISKA; encoded by the coding sequence ATGCGATATTGTGATGCATGTGGAAGTGATGTTTTGGGGTTTGTTTATCACTGTAAGAAATGTGGTTTTGACTTGCACCCATGTTGTGCAAATCTTCCACAAGTTTTAGATGATGGTAAACATAACCTTTACTTATCTGTTAAGATCTCAAGTTCTTGTCATCGATGTGGTGGTAAAGGATCTGGCTGGGCTTACAGATCTGAATGCAAGAACTATAATCTTCATGTATCATGTGTTAAGCAAATGCTTCTAGAGAACTGGCAGGCCATGTACTTCAAAGTTGACCAGAACAAAGTTAGAGAGATACAAACAAGAATTCCGTATCTGAAAGGAAACGTGAAGAACTATCGTAACGGAGGGAAAAGCAGTAAAGTGAAGAGGTATACTCAGATGGCAGGTAATGCAGTCAGTATTGTAGGATCCGTGATTCTCGGTGATCCAACAGCTATAATTGCAGCTGCTGTTAATGGTTTCATATCCAAGGCATAA
- the LOC113278092 gene encoding wall-associated receptor kinase 5-like, which translates to MKKNTRMKIIKRSYSISTIFVLISLQVLISQISANSINECPEKCGSIKIPFPFGIGNQCSLSPFYEVSCSNHTPYLVTTDHQILGITNGELRINSTSYIAKDCINQNSTITHISLPENGPLSVSDSSNVFIAIGCDTVAVITDDKSFTSGCVSLCSTPRSVVNGSCSGIGCCESTVPKGKRYLGLGTSNIFGYKNVSDFYNCSYAFVAEKGSFRFVENELRNFSETAKDMAMRLDWSIGNYNCASTSGSFICGKNSFCVDSTMGTGYLCNCSDGFSGNPYLNGTKGCQDIDECIELENNPCVGGARCHNKVPGYQCICPFGSAGDGRKNGSGCKKLYLVIEALLGTGLGLGVVLLCGLWFYFALKKRTLVKLKEQYFRQNGGLLLKQQVSNREGTTECARIFSSEELKAATQDYDKSRILGSGGYGTVYKGILEDGSVVAIKKSKVMDQSQIDQFINEVVILTQINHRNVVKLLGCCLETEVPTLVYEFICNGTLHHHIHENVDGTQMSWSNRLRIAVETAEALSYLHSAASMPIFHRDVKSSNILLDETYTAKVADFGISRLVPLDQTQIPTLVQGTLGYLDPEYFQTSQLTEKSDVYSFGVVLVELLTGQKPVSFERSQEDSNLAMYFLSSLKTKDLNEFLDKNVVKEGNLEELRRVTELARKCLLLKGDKRPTMKEVAQELVNIAAFCKQSNQLGEDDNEQQQWAMDLFDQASNDSFNAALSITYDLER; encoded by the exons atgaaaaaaaataccAGAATGAAAATAATCAAACGTAGTTATTCGATAAGCACGATATTTGTTCTCATTTCACTACAAGTCCTTATATCCCAAATCTCTGCAAATTCAATCAATGAGTGCCCGGAAAAATGTGGATCCATCAAAATACCATTTCCTTTCGGCATTGGAAATCAATGTTCATTATCACCATTTTACGAAGTTTCTTGTTCAAACCACACTCCATATCTTGTCACAACTGATCATCAAATTTTAGGCATAACAAATGGCGAATTACGTATAAATTCAACTTCATATATTGCTAAAGATTGTATAAATCAAAATAGTACAATAACCCATATTTCATTACCAGAAAACGGACCACTTTCAGTATCAGATTCATCAAATGTTTTTATAGCAATTGGTTGTGATACAGTTGCAGTAATTACAGATGATAAATCATTCACCAGTGGTTGTGTTTCTCTTTGTTCAACACCAAGAAGTGTTGTTAATGGTTCTTGTTCTGGAATCGGTTGTTGCGAATCCACTGTACCGAAAGGAAAACGGTATTTAGGATTAGGTACTAGTAATATTTTCGGTTACAAAAATGTTTCAGATTTTTATAATTGTAGTTATGCATTTGTTGCCGAGAAAGGAAGTTTTAGATTTGTGGAAAATGAGTTAAGGAATTTTTCGGAGACTGCGAAAGATATGGCTATGAGATTGGATTGGAGTATTGGTAATTATAATTGTGCGAGTACAAGTGGTAGTTTTATCTGTGGGAAGAATAGTTTCTGTGTTGATTCTACAATGGGTACTGGTTATCTTTGTAACTGCTCCGATGGGTTCTCTGGAAATCCTTATCTGAATGGAACCAAAGGTTGTCAAG ATATAGATGAGTGCATTGAATTAGAGAACAATCCGTGTGTTGGTGGCGCTCGTTGCCATAACAAAGTTCCAGGGTATCAGTGCATATGTCCATTTGGTAGTGCTGGAGATGGAAGGAAAAACGGTTCCGGTTGTAAGAAGTTGTATCTAGTTATTGAAGCTCTTCTTG GGACTGGACTGGGTTTAGGAGTGGTTTTATTATGCGGTTTATGGTTCTATTTTGCGCTTAAGAAACGAACTCTGGTCAAGCTTAAGGAGCAATATTTTCGACAGAATGGAGGTTTATTGCTGAAACAGCAAGTTTCTAATCGGGAAGGCACCACCGAATGTGCTAGAATTTTCTCCTCTGAAGAACTCAAAGCAGCAACACAAGATTATGATAAGAGCAGGATACTTGGGTCAGGTGGATATGGGACAGTTTATAAAGGAATTCTTGAGGATGGGAGTGTAGTAGCCATTAAGAAATCCAAAGTGATGGATCAAAGTCAGATTgatcagttcattaatgaagttgTCATCTTAACACAGATTAATCATAGGAATGTAGTAAAGCTTTTAGGATGCTGTCTTGAAACTGAAGTTCCGACCTTGGTGTATGAATTCATTTGCAATGGAACTTTGCATCATCATATCCACGAAAATGTGGACGGAACTCAAATGTCATGGTCAAATCGGTTACGGATAGCTGTGGAAACGGCCGAAGCTCTTTCTTATCTACACTCAGCTGCTTCAATGCCTATATTCCATAGAGATGTGAAATCTTCAAATATACTTTTGGACGAGACCTACACAGCAAAAGTTGCAGATTTTGGTATATCAAGACTGGTGCCACTAGATCAAACACAAATACCTACATTGGTTCAAGGAACATTGGGGTACTTGGATCCTGAATACTTTCAGACAAGTCAACTAACAGAGAAGAGTGATGTTTACAGTTTCGGTGTAGTTCTTGTCGAGTTATTGACCGGGCAGAAACCTGTTTCATTTGAAAGATCACAAGAAGATAGTAATTTAGCTATGTATTTTTTATCTTCATTGAAAACCAAGGATCTCAATGAGTTTCTAGACAAGAATGTAGTGAAAGAAGGAAATCTTGAAGAGCTGAGAAGAGTGACAGAATTGGCAAGGAAATGTTTGCTTTTGAAAGGTGATAAAAGGCCAACAATGAAAGAAGTTGCTCAAGAACTTGTTAACATTGCTGCATTCTGTAAACAAAGTAATCAACTAGGAGAAGATGACAATGAACAACAACAATGGGCGATGGATTTGTTCGATCAAGCTAGCAACGATAGTTTCAATGCAGCATTATCTATTACTTATGATCTGGAGAGGTAA